One Frankia alni ACN14a DNA window includes the following coding sequences:
- a CDS encoding molybdenum cofactor biosynthesis protein MoaE — protein sequence MDVDSTRSPAPVPPADAPARATVGAGGPSPASGEPAAAAGSGPGSGAGAELGTAAPARVVLADIRDTPLSVDECMAAVLLPDVGGIALFVGTVRDHDGGRAVTDLAYEAHPRAAAEIERVAAEVAAGAPVRAIAVAHRTGHLRVGETAVVVAVGAAHRAEAFAACRRLIDDIKAQVPIWKHQVFEDGAAEWVGAC from the coding sequence GTGGACGTGGACTCGACGCGTTCTCCCGCACCCGTCCCACCGGCCGATGCCCCGGCGCGCGCGACCGTCGGGGCGGGTGGGCCGTCCCCGGCGTCGGGGGAGCCGGCCGCGGCCGCCGGCTCCGGTCCCGGCTCCGGCGCCGGCGCCGAGCTCGGGACCGCGGCTCCGGCCCGCGTCGTTCTCGCGGACATTCGTGACACCCCGTTGTCGGTGGACGAGTGCATGGCCGCCGTCCTGCTCCCGGACGTGGGCGGGATTGCGCTGTTCGTGGGCACCGTTCGCGACCATGACGGCGGTCGGGCGGTGACGGACCTCGCTTACGAGGCGCATCCGCGGGCCGCCGCCGAGATCGAGCGCGTCGCCGCCGAGGTGGCGGCCGGTGCGCCGGTGCGGGCGATCGCGGTGGCCCACCGCACGGGGCACCTACGGGTGGGTGAGACCGCGGTCGTGGTGGCCGTGGGAGCGGCCCACCGTGCGGAGGCATTTGCCGCCTGTCGTCGTCTGATCGATGACATCAAGGCACAGGTTCCGATTTGGAAACACCAGGTTTTTGAGGACGGCGCGGCTGAATGGGTAGGCGCCTGCTGA
- a CDS encoding ThiF family adenylyltransferase: MRPILKPGLRRLWHNSSTLQLGIDPARAVLVTDLGPPHAALLEALDGRRTLQQLRHDGGAAARDLLDLLGRAGLLDDAAPPPGAAPLPPAERDRLLPDLAALSVRSVDPARPRRVLAARRAARVLVRGAGRVGAQISTLLAAAGIGRVVVDDAAVTTAADVSPGGLRLEDIGRPRALAAGTAMTRVRRQADRRPGLGPAGSTPLPPSGHAEGPGVDGFEADLIVLAPVGPPTVAPGACLDLERRGTAHLLAGVRETTGIVGPLVVPAATACLHCQHLHRHARDPVWPMLAMQLVRPRTAGHDPCEITLASLVAAIAAMQALAFLDLAVPPSPDPGPRVHQSDNPDLLHAIASTKDEMFDTPDSSLKIFPVTADGALELALPDWRIRRRSWPVHPNCPCRTARSMVGRADGDA; encoded by the coding sequence ATGCGCCCGATCCTCAAGCCCGGCCTTCGTCGGCTCTGGCACAACAGCTCCACCCTGCAACTCGGCATCGACCCGGCTCGTGCCGTCCTCGTCACCGACCTCGGCCCGCCGCACGCGGCCCTGCTGGAGGCCCTCGACGGCCGGCGCACGCTGCAACAGCTCCGTCACGACGGCGGCGCGGCCGCCCGCGATCTGCTCGACCTGCTCGGTCGCGCCGGTCTACTCGACGACGCGGCACCGCCCCCGGGTGCGGCGCCGCTGCCTCCGGCCGAGCGCGACCGCCTGCTGCCCGACCTCGCGGCACTGTCGGTCCGCTCCGTCGATCCGGCCCGCCCCCGCCGGGTGCTCGCCGCGCGCCGCGCCGCCCGGGTGCTCGTGCGGGGCGCCGGGCGGGTCGGCGCACAGATCTCGACCCTGCTCGCCGCGGCCGGGATCGGCCGGGTCGTGGTCGACGACGCCGCGGTGACGACCGCCGCCGACGTCTCTCCCGGCGGGCTGCGCCTGGAGGACATCGGCCGGCCCCGGGCCCTCGCCGCGGGGACGGCGATGACCCGGGTGCGCCGGCAGGCCGATCGCCGCCCCGGTCTCGGCCCGGCCGGCTCGACGCCTCTGCCGCCCTCGGGGCACGCGGAGGGACCGGGGGTCGACGGCTTCGAGGCGGATCTGATCGTGCTGGCCCCGGTGGGCCCGCCGACCGTCGCGCCCGGCGCCTGCCTCGATCTCGAACGCCGCGGGACCGCTCATCTGCTGGCCGGGGTGCGCGAGACGACGGGGATCGTCGGTCCGCTCGTGGTGCCGGCCGCGACGGCCTGCCTGCACTGTCAGCACCTGCATCGGCACGCCCGCGACCCGGTGTGGCCGATGCTGGCGATGCAGCTTGTCCGTCCGCGCACGGCCGGCCACGACCCGTGCGAGATCACCCTCGCCAGTCTTGTCGCCGCCATCGCCGCGATGCAGGCGCTGGCCTTCCTGGACCTCGCCGTCCCACCGTCGCCCGACCCGGGCCCGAGGGTTCACCAGTCCGACAACCCGGACTTGCTCCACGCAATCGCAAGCACCAAAGATGAGATGTTCGACACACCGGACTCCTCTCTGAAGATCTTTCCGGTAACCGCGGACGGGGCGCTGGAGCTCGCCCTGCCGGACTGGCGCATCCGCCGGCGAAGCTGGCCGGTGCACCCCAACTGTCCCTGCCGCACCGCCCGATCCATGGTGGGGCGGGCCGACGGGGATGCCTGA
- a CDS encoding Lrp/AsnC family transcriptional regulator, translating to MQSRRTPGQRSASDGLLDDINKAIIEQLQQDGRRSYAAMAAAVGLSEAAVRQRVQRLLDAGVMQIVAVTDPLRVGFHREAMIGVRVTGDTRVVAATIADLPEVDYVVLTAGSFDLIVEIVAEDDEHLLELINDRIRALPQVLATETFVYLRLVKQTYAWGAR from the coding sequence GTGCAGTCTCGACGGACGCCCGGCCAGCGCTCCGCCTCAGACGGGCTGCTGGACGACATCAACAAGGCCATCATCGAGCAGCTCCAGCAGGACGGCCGGCGCTCGTACGCGGCGATGGCGGCCGCGGTGGGGCTGTCCGAGGCCGCGGTGCGCCAGCGGGTCCAACGGCTGCTCGACGCCGGCGTCATGCAGATCGTCGCCGTCACCGATCCGCTGCGCGTCGGCTTCCATCGGGAGGCGATGATCGGCGTCCGAGTCACCGGCGACACCCGGGTGGTCGCCGCCACCATCGCCGATCTTCCCGAGGTCGACTACGTCGTGCTTACGGCCGGCTCGTTCGACCTCATCGTCGAGATCGTGGCGGAGGATGACGAGCACCTGCTGGAACTGATCAACGACCGGATCCGCGCCCTTCCCCAGGTTCTCGCGACGGAGACCTTCGTCTACCTGCGTCTGGTGAAGCAGACCTACGCCTGGGGAGCGCGCTGA
- a CDS encoding YlbL family protein encodes MARRTQSLVVASVLALVLLVVGLWMPVPFVTLAPGPVTDTLGAVDGTRLITIEGHRTYPTSGRLELTTVEETPKLNLVSALQDWIDDDRAVVPTELIRPRGSSQEQVQQENAQAMLDSQDQATAAALAQLGIKATGRSVAVYTIPDGSPAAGRLAAGDVITQVGGVAVATQDQLRAQVGKVRPGAAVTIAYKRGGKPATVTITTRPATDDPTRAMIGVTTTEKRTYPFTVRIRLSDVGGPSAGLMFAMGIVDLLTPGALTGGKTIAGTGTITAAGEVGPIGGIQQKILGAKASGASIFLVPAANCADATSVDSGRAPRLVKVDTLTDALKAVDALRTNPAASVPSC; translated from the coding sequence ATGGCCCGGCGCACCCAGTCTCTCGTGGTGGCGTCGGTACTGGCGTTGGTGCTCCTGGTCGTGGGCCTGTGGATGCCGGTACCGTTCGTCACTCTGGCCCCCGGGCCGGTCACCGACACGCTCGGCGCCGTCGACGGCACCCGGCTGATCACGATCGAGGGGCACCGCACCTACCCGACCTCCGGTCGGCTCGAGCTGACCACGGTCGAGGAGACCCCGAAGCTCAACCTGGTCAGCGCCCTGCAGGACTGGATCGACGATGACCGGGCGGTCGTCCCCACCGAGCTCATCCGGCCCCGCGGCTCCAGTCAGGAGCAGGTCCAGCAGGAGAACGCCCAGGCCATGCTGGACTCGCAGGACCAGGCCACGGCGGCCGCGCTCGCCCAGCTCGGCATCAAGGCGACGGGCCGATCGGTCGCTGTCTACACCATTCCGGACGGCTCGCCCGCCGCGGGCAGACTCGCGGCCGGCGACGTCATCACCCAGGTCGGCGGGGTCGCCGTGGCGACCCAGGACCAGCTACGCGCCCAGGTCGGCAAGGTCCGCCCCGGCGCGGCTGTCACCATCGCCTACAAGCGGGGTGGCAAGCCGGCCACCGTCACCATCACCACCCGCCCGGCAACCGACGACCCGACCCGGGCCATGATCGGCGTCACCACGACCGAGAAGCGGACCTACCCGTTCACCGTCCGCATCCGGCTGTCGGACGTCGGCGGGCCGAGCGCCGGCCTGATGTTCGCGATGGGCATCGTGGATCTGCTGACGCCCGGGGCACTCACCGGGGGGAAGACCATCGCCGGTACCGGGACGATCACGGCGGCCGGCGAGGTCGGGCCGATCGGCGGCATCCAGCAGAAGATCCTCGGCGCGAAGGCGTCCGGGGCGTCGATCTTCCTCGTGCCGGCGGCGAACTGCGCCGACGCCACGTCGGTGGACTCCGGCCGCGCCCCCCGCCTGGTGAAGGTCGACACCCTTACCGACGCCCTGAAGGCGGTCGACGCGCTGCGGACGAATCCGGCGGCGAGCGTGCCGTCCTGCTGA
- a CDS encoding UPF0182 family membrane protein, which produces MATTSRRPVLTRAKVIVPVLLAVALVIAFVAIFTRLYTDLLFYRSVDFSKVFTTVIYTRILLFLIFGAVMAVVIGTNIVLGYRFRPQLRPLSTEQQNLERYRSAIEPYMKLVLVAVAAVFGLAAGLSASGRWRTWLLWVNGESFGTKDPQFHRDISYYAFTYPFQRFLLGFLLTAVLLSLLVTVLTHYLFGGIRLQTPGERVTPAAKAHISVLLGLLALLKAWAYYLDRFGSVFSSRGVATGASYTDVHAVLPAKLILLFISLACAVLFIYNIFQRGWTLPLLGAGILVLSSVVIGGIYPAFIQQFQVRPNEATREQPYIERNIAATRAAYGIQNVKPQSYAARTDVTAAQVAADTGTVPNTRLLDPSKLSRTFQQLQQIRGYYTFPKTLDVDRYTVTGADKKQTTRDYVVSVRELNQAGLGADQRNWINEHLTYTHGKGFVAAPSNTVDEGQPAFDEGEQNLPQKGDFDVRENRVYFGEMSPNYSVVGTRQVEIDGPGPGADTQVTTTYTGDGGVSIGSTFRQALFALRFGEKNLLLSGDITKNSRILYERNPRDRVSKAAPWLTLDGDPYPAVVNGRITWILDGYTTSDGYPYSARRTLGDVTADSVTAQSGNRARQAANQVNYIRNSVKATVDAYDGTVTLYAWDESDPVLRTWMKAFPDTVKPKKDISPSLMAHLRYPEDLFKVQRDLIGQYHVSDPRDFYSQEDFWQVSESPDGSGQPQPPFYVYSKLPDRSGPSYNLTSPLISARSSKLAAYMAVSSDPSNYGQFTLLKLPPGGTINGPVQVQNAIESNGDVANKLTLWRGAGSQTIEGNLLTLPVAGGLLYVEPYYVQARGGSGYPTLQGIATAFGERIGFGTSLGEALDKVFGSGAGAAAAGAGTGATTTTGGGGQATTQGGGTGAAPPGGTSGLQDAVNDADSAYKAGQDALRKNPPDFNAYGQAQTDLADALSRLRTLASPPTTPPAASPTPSRSAAPTTRGTAAGSAPPGTTPAVAAPAGPSGPPSPAGATAGPPQQPRAAPPPG; this is translated from the coding sequence GTGGCAACGACCAGTCGCCGCCCGGTGCTGACCCGCGCCAAGGTGATCGTCCCGGTGCTGCTGGCCGTCGCCCTCGTGATCGCGTTCGTCGCCATCTTCACGCGGCTCTACACGGACCTGCTGTTCTACCGCTCGGTCGATTTCAGCAAGGTCTTCACGACCGTCATCTACACCCGGATCCTGTTGTTCCTCATCTTCGGCGCGGTGATGGCCGTCGTCATCGGGACCAACATCGTACTTGGTTACCGGTTTCGCCCGCAGTTGCGGCCGCTGTCCACCGAGCAGCAGAACCTCGAACGCTACCGGTCGGCCATCGAGCCGTACATGAAGCTGGTCCTCGTCGCCGTCGCGGCGGTGTTCGGCCTGGCGGCGGGGCTGTCGGCGTCCGGCCGGTGGCGGACCTGGCTGCTGTGGGTGAACGGCGAGTCGTTCGGGACCAAGGACCCCCAGTTCCACCGGGACATCAGCTACTACGCCTTCACGTACCCGTTCCAGCGCTTCCTGCTCGGCTTCCTGCTGACCGCCGTGCTGCTGTCCCTGCTGGTCACCGTGCTGACCCACTACCTGTTCGGCGGCATCCGGCTGCAGACGCCGGGGGAGCGGGTGACACCCGCCGCGAAGGCGCACATCTCCGTGCTGCTCGGACTGCTCGCGCTGCTGAAGGCCTGGGCCTACTACCTCGACCGGTTCGGCTCGGTGTTCTCCTCGCGCGGCGTCGCCACCGGCGCGTCCTACACCGACGTTCACGCCGTGCTGCCCGCGAAGCTGATCCTGCTGTTCATCTCGCTGGCCTGTGCGGTGTTGTTCATCTACAACATCTTCCAGCGTGGCTGGACGCTGCCGCTGCTCGGCGCCGGGATCCTGGTGTTGTCGTCGGTGGTCATCGGCGGCATCTACCCGGCGTTCATCCAGCAGTTCCAGGTGCGGCCGAACGAGGCGACCCGCGAGCAGCCGTACATCGAACGCAACATCGCGGCGACCCGTGCGGCCTACGGCATCCAGAACGTCAAGCCGCAGTCGTACGCCGCGCGCACCGACGTCACCGCCGCGCAGGTCGCCGCGGACACCGGCACGGTGCCCAACACCCGCCTGCTCGACCCGAGCAAGCTGTCGCGCACGTTCCAGCAGCTCCAGCAGATCCGCGGCTACTACACGTTCCCGAAGACCCTCGACGTCGACCGGTACACCGTCACGGGCGCCGACAAGAAGCAGACCACCCGCGACTACGTCGTGTCCGTGCGGGAGCTCAACCAGGCCGGGCTCGGCGCCGACCAGCGCAACTGGATCAACGAGCACCTCACCTACACCCACGGCAAGGGTTTCGTCGCCGCCCCGTCGAACACCGTCGACGAGGGCCAGCCCGCGTTCGACGAGGGCGAGCAGAACCTGCCGCAGAAGGGTGACTTCGACGTCAGGGAGAACCGGGTCTACTTCGGTGAGATGTCGCCGAACTACTCCGTCGTCGGCACCCGCCAGGTGGAGATCGACGGCCCCGGCCCCGGTGCCGACACGCAGGTCACGACCACCTACACCGGCGACGGCGGCGTCTCGATCGGCTCCACCTTCCGGCAGGCCCTGTTCGCGCTGCGCTTCGGCGAGAAGAACCTGCTGCTGTCCGGCGACATCACCAAGAACTCGCGGATCCTCTACGAACGCAACCCGCGGGACCGGGTCAGCAAGGCCGCGCCCTGGCTCACCCTCGACGGCGACCCGTACCCCGCGGTCGTGAACGGCCGCATCACCTGGATCCTCGACGGCTACACCACGTCCGACGGCTACCCCTACTCCGCCCGGCGGACCCTGGGCGACGTCACCGCCGACTCGGTCACCGCGCAGAGCGGCAACCGGGCCCGGCAGGCCGCGAACCAGGTCAACTACATCCGAAACTCGGTGAAGGCGACCGTCGACGCCTACGACGGAACGGTGACCCTCTACGCCTGGGACGAGTCCGACCCGGTGCTGCGGACCTGGATGAAGGCCTTCCCGGACACGGTGAAGCCGAAGAAGGACATCTCCCCGTCGCTCATGGCGCACCTGCGCTACCCCGAGGACCTGTTCAAGGTCCAGCGCGACCTGATCGGCCAGTACCACGTGTCCGACCCGCGGGACTTCTACTCGCAGGAGGACTTCTGGCAGGTGTCGGAGTCGCCCGACGGCAGCGGGCAGCCACAGCCGCCGTTCTACGTGTACAGCAAGCTGCCCGACCGGTCCGGTCCGTCGTACAACCTGACGTCTCCGCTGATCTCGGCCCGGTCGTCGAAGCTCGCGGCCTACATGGCGGTCTCGAGCGACCCGTCGAACTACGGGCAGTTCACCCTGCTCAAACTCCCGCCAGGGGGCACGATCAACGGCCCCGTGCAGGTGCAGAACGCGATCGAGTCCAACGGTGACGTCGCGAACAAGCTGACGCTGTGGCGCGGCGCCGGCTCCCAGACCATCGAGGGCAACCTGCTGACGCTGCCGGTCGCGGGTGGGCTGCTCTACGTCGAGCCCTACTACGTCCAGGCCCGCGGCGGCTCGGGCTATCCCACGCTGCAGGGCATCGCCACCGCCTTCGGGGAGCGCATCGGCTTCGGCACCTCCCTGGGGGAGGCGCTCGACAAGGTCTTCGGTTCCGGAGCCGGGGCCGCGGCGGCCGGAGCCGGCACCGGCGCAACCACGACCACCGGCGGTGGCGGTCAGGCCACGACACAGGGCGGTGGCACCGGGGCCGCGCCACCGGGCGGGACCTCCGGGCTGCAGGACGCCGTCAACGACGCCGACAGCGCCTACAAGGCCGGCCAGGACGCCCTGCGTAAGAATCCGCCGGACTTCAACGCCTACGGTCAGGCGCAGACCGACCTGGCCGACGCGCTGAGCCGGCTGCGGACTCTCGCCAGCCCACCGACGACCCCACCTGCGGCGAGTCCCACGCCGAGCCGCTCGGCCGCGCCCACGACCCGCGGCACCGCCGCCGGCTCGGCGCCGCCGGGAACCACGCCCGCCGTCGCTGCTCCCGCGGGCCCCTCGGGTCCCCCGAGCCCGGCGGGCGCCACCGCCGGTCCGCCGCAGCAGCCACGGGCGGCACCCCCGCCCGGCTGA
- a CDS encoding PPA1309 family protein — MSSPNITELTSVVLEVERHVADSGWDQPSQVYALADTADLLAREPALAPHIGDSPPGSLTPVEQEPLPVGRLDEVLAGIGWPPEVLGCVLVTELVVLPPSAEEEAPYSDHEIEYWAANHPERQDVRLAVGVTRSGLHASCLRVRGDDELVVDPDLADNLVDGLLATFQ; from the coding sequence GTGAGCAGCCCGAACATCACGGAGTTGACCTCCGTCGTACTCGAGGTCGAGCGGCACGTCGCGGACTCCGGCTGGGATCAGCCCAGCCAGGTCTACGCCCTCGCCGACACCGCCGACCTGCTGGCGCGGGAACCCGCGTTGGCCCCCCACATCGGGGATTCGCCGCCCGGTTCGCTGACCCCGGTCGAGCAGGAGCCGCTGCCGGTGGGCCGGCTCGACGAAGTGCTCGCCGGGATCGGGTGGCCCCCTGAGGTGCTGGGCTGCGTGCTGGTGACCGAGCTCGTCGTCCTCCCGCCGAGCGCGGAGGAGGAGGCGCCGTACTCCGACCACGAGATCGAGTACTGGGCCGCGAACCACCCGGAGCGCCAGGACGTCCGGCTCGCCGTCGGGGTCACCCGCAGCGGCCTGCACGCGTCCTGCCTGCGGGTCCGCGGGGACGACGAGCTCGTCGTCGATCCCGACCTGGCCGACAACCTCGTCGACGGGCTGCTCGCGACGTTCCAGTGA
- a CDS encoding zinc-dependent metalloprotease, with amino-acid sequence MSGDFPFGFASSGGGGEEPRSPFGGGGPFGGGAPFFAELERLLSWQGGPVNWELARQVAVRSLGDGESSVPMGQQHMVAEALRIADVWLDPLTTLPAGATTAGAWSRVEWIERTLPVWKTLCDPIAAKVVEAMRTGISSGLSQLGGGGIELPSELRDALPAGVDLGALMGAGGPIMQMMNQVGGMLFGAQVGQAIGTLAAEVVSSTEVGLPLGPAGTAALVPAGVAAFGSGLEIPEDEVRIYLALREAASTRLFAHVPWLRAHVLGAVEEYARGIAVDTEAVGRVMRMVDPTALMNPERLAEALGEDVFNDATTPEQKAALARLELILALIEGWVDHVTDAAATGHLPAAGRLREMVRRRRAEGGPGEQTFATLVGLSLRPRKLREAAALWAALAEARGREGRDAVWAHPDLLPTAADLATPDGFVTGASASVLDDPIGEIEKLRDTPPAEGGGKSPGGPTDKPDTPGDSDPGTTS; translated from the coding sequence ATGAGTGGCGACTTCCCGTTCGGCTTCGCGTCCTCCGGAGGCGGCGGCGAGGAGCCCAGGTCCCCCTTCGGCGGCGGGGGTCCCTTCGGCGGCGGCGCCCCGTTCTTCGCCGAGCTGGAGCGGCTGCTGTCCTGGCAGGGCGGTCCGGTCAACTGGGAGCTGGCCCGGCAGGTGGCGGTGCGCTCCCTGGGCGACGGCGAGTCGAGCGTCCCCATGGGGCAGCAGCACATGGTCGCCGAGGCACTGCGGATCGCCGACGTCTGGCTCGACCCGCTGACGACCCTGCCCGCCGGCGCGACGACCGCCGGCGCCTGGTCGCGGGTCGAGTGGATCGAGAGGACGCTGCCGGTCTGGAAGACGCTGTGCGACCCGATCGCGGCCAAGGTCGTCGAGGCGATGCGCACGGGGATCTCCAGCGGGCTGAGCCAGCTCGGCGGGGGTGGCATCGAGCTGCCCAGCGAGCTGCGCGACGCCCTGCCGGCCGGAGTCGATCTCGGTGCCCTGATGGGCGCCGGTGGACCGATCATGCAGATGATGAACCAGGTCGGCGGCATGCTCTTCGGCGCCCAGGTGGGCCAGGCGATCGGCACCCTGGCCGCGGAGGTCGTCTCGTCGACCGAGGTCGGCCTGCCCCTGGGTCCGGCCGGGACGGCCGCGCTGGTCCCGGCAGGGGTCGCCGCGTTCGGGTCCGGTCTGGAGATCCCCGAGGACGAGGTGCGCATCTACCTCGCGCTGCGGGAGGCCGCCTCCACCCGGCTGTTCGCGCACGTGCCCTGGCTGCGCGCCCACGTGCTCGGCGCGGTCGAGGAGTACGCCCGGGGCATCGCGGTGGACACCGAGGCCGTCGGCCGGGTGATGCGGATGGTCGACCCGACCGCCCTGATGAACCCGGAGCGGCTGGCCGAGGCGCTCGGCGAGGACGTGTTCAACGACGCGACCACCCCCGAGCAGAAGGCGGCACTGGCCCGCCTCGAGCTGATCCTCGCCCTCATCGAGGGCTGGGTGGACCACGTGACCGACGCCGCGGCCACCGGTCATCTGCCCGCCGCCGGCCGGCTGCGCGAGATGGTCCGGCGCCGCCGTGCCGAGGGCGGGCCCGGTGAGCAGACCTTCGCCACGCTGGTCGGGCTCTCCCTGCGCCCGCGCAAGCTGCGCGAGGCCGCCGCGCTGTGGGCCGCGCTCGCCGAGGCCCGCGGGCGGGAGGGGCGCGACGCGGTCTGGGCTCATCCCGACCTGCTGCCCACGGCGGCCGACCTGGCCACCCCGGACGGCTTCGTCACCGGTGCGTCGGCCAGCGTCCTGGACGACCCGATCGGCGAGATCGAGAAGCTGCGCGACACGCCGCCCGCCGAGGGCGGCGGGAAGTCCCCCGGCGGCCCCACGGACAAGCCGGACACCCCCGGCGACTCGGACCCCGGCACCACGAGCTGA
- a CDS encoding AarF/UbiB family protein gives MSDIPRRAVVRTAKLATLPIGIAGRATLGVGKRIGGRPAEVVASELQQRTAAQIFRVLGELKGGAMKLGQALSVFEAALPDEVAAPYRAALTKLQEAAPPLPASVVHRVLAEELGADWRSLFVEFDDAPAAAASIGQVHRAVWSDGRPVAVKVQYPGAGPALVADLTQLGRAARLFSAVTPGLDIKPLVEELKARITEELDYRLEAAWQSAFAQAYADDPDIVVPRPLAGSDRVLVSEWIDGVPLSAIIADGSTEQRDAAGLLLVRFLYSCPGRAGLLHADPHPGNFRLLPDGRLGVLDFGAVNRLPGGLPAPIGRLARQTLAGDAQAVAAGLRDEGFIPPSAEIDADDLLDYLAPMLEPIAEEEFTFSRAWLRKEAARLSDWRSAAAQLGRQLNLPPSYLLIHRVTLGAIGILCQLGSTGHFRAEMERWQPGFAEPGSAAALAAEEANRPDRPLPVLAVRDEAGVIRPMPGPVVLPGAPTAGRTRRTTKATRTSKPARAAKPARTTTPEPSAQPEPSAQPERATGAPADQRPDRSTGETATNRSAPRRAPAATRARKPAGDPAPQPAPATDAVPTQAEPAETSRPARSSRRTARTAVTPTTDPPAAPAAPGPRRAAGRARAAPPRQTSREDTPSDPITAED, from the coding sequence GTGTCCGACATCCCACGGCGGGCCGTCGTCCGCACTGCCAAACTGGCCACCCTCCCGATCGGAATCGCCGGCCGAGCCACGCTCGGTGTCGGCAAGCGGATCGGCGGCCGTCCCGCGGAAGTCGTCGCCTCCGAACTCCAGCAGCGCACCGCCGCCCAGATCTTCCGCGTCCTCGGGGAGCTCAAGGGCGGCGCGATGAAACTCGGCCAGGCCCTGTCCGTGTTCGAGGCGGCCCTGCCCGACGAGGTCGCCGCGCCCTACCGGGCCGCGCTGACCAAGCTCCAGGAGGCGGCGCCCCCGCTGCCGGCCTCCGTGGTCCACCGCGTCCTGGCCGAGGAGCTCGGGGCGGACTGGCGGTCGTTGTTCGTCGAGTTCGACGACGCGCCGGCCGCGGCGGCGAGCATCGGCCAGGTCCACCGGGCGGTCTGGTCGGACGGCCGGCCCGTCGCGGTCAAGGTCCAGTACCCGGGGGCCGGGCCAGCCCTGGTCGCCGACCTCACCCAACTCGGGCGGGCGGCCCGGCTGTTCAGCGCGGTGACCCCGGGGCTGGATATCAAGCCGTTGGTCGAGGAGCTCAAGGCCAGGATCACCGAGGAGCTCGACTACCGGCTGGAGGCGGCGTGGCAGTCGGCCTTCGCGCAGGCCTACGCCGACGACCCGGACATCGTCGTCCCGCGCCCGCTCGCCGGTTCGGACCGGGTGCTCGTCAGCGAGTGGATCGACGGGGTTCCCCTGTCCGCCATCATCGCCGACGGCTCCACCGAGCAGCGCGACGCCGCCGGCCTGCTGCTCGTGCGGTTCCTCTACTCGTGTCCCGGACGGGCCGGCCTGCTGCATGCCGATCCGCATCCGGGGAACTTCCGCCTGCTGCCCGACGGCCGGCTCGGCGTGTTGGACTTCGGTGCCGTGAACCGGCTGCCCGGCGGGCTGCCCGCGCCGATCGGCCGGCTGGCCCGCCAGACCCTGGCCGGCGACGCGCAGGCCGTCGCCGCCGGCCTGCGCGACGAGGGGTTCATCCCGCCGTCCGCCGAGATCGACGCCGACGACCTGCTCGACTACCTCGCGCCGATGCTCGAGCCGATCGCCGAGGAGGAGTTCACCTTCTCCCGCGCCTGGCTGCGCAAGGAGGCGGCGCGCCTGAGCGACTGGCGCTCCGCCGCGGCGCAGCTCGGCCGCCAGCTCAACCTCCCGCCGTCGTACCTGCTCATCCATCGGGTCACCCTCGGCGCGATCGGGATCCTCTGCCAGCTCGGCAGCACCGGCCACTTCCGCGCCGAGATGGAGCGCTGGCAGCCGGGATTCGCCGAGCCCGGTTCCGCGGCCGCCCTGGCCGCCGAGGAGGCCAACCGCCCGGATCGTCCGCTGCCCGTCCTGGCGGTCAGGGACGAGGCCGGGGTCATCCGGCCGATGCCCGGCCCGGTCGTGCTGCCCGGAGCCCCGACCGCCGGCCGTACCCGCCGGACCACCAAGGCCACCAGGACCTCGAAGCCGGCGCGAGCCGCCAAGCCCGCGCGGACGACCACGCCGGAGCCGAGCGCACAGCCGGAGCCGAGCGCACAGCCGGAGCGAGCCACAGGGGCACCGGCCGATCAACGACCTGACCGGTCGACCGGCGAGACGGCGACGAACCGCAGCGCGCCGCGACGCGCTCCGGCGGCCACGCGCGCCAGGAAGCCTGCCGGTGATCCGGCGCCCCAGCCCGCTCCCGCCACAGACGCGGTACCCACGCAGGCCGAACCCGCCGAGACGAGCCGGCCCGCGCGGTCATCACGGCGCACCGCCAGGACCGCCGTCACCCCCACGACCGACCCCCCAGCCGCACCCGCGGCCCCCGGCCCCCGACGCGCCGCGGGCCGGGCACGGGCGGCTCCCCCGCGCCAGACTTCCCGGGAGGACACGCCCTCCGACCCGATCACCGCCGAGGACTGA